The stretch of DNA caggactgcaggcaggcaggccagtccagtaCCTGTactctcttcttcctcagccatgCCTTTGGAATGTGTGCAGAAGGTGGtttttcattgtcttgttgaaaaATGCATGGACGTCCCTGGAAAAGATGTGGTCTTGAATATGATGCTGTAAAATCTCAGTGAAtttttctgcattaatgctgccatcacagaagtggaaatgagctttgccaAGGGCACTACAGAGCCTGGCTTTTGGACTGGTTGCTAACAACagtctggatgctccttttGCTCTTTGGTCCAGAGCACACGGCATCCATTTCatccaacaaagatctggaatACTGATTGGTCTGACCACAATACACGTTACCACTGTGTGATGGTCCATCCCAGATGCCTCAAAGCCCAGAGATGTGGATGCCGCCTCTGGACGAGGTTAAGATAAGGCTTTTTTTCTGCACAGTAAAGTTTGTGAATGAAACTCTGTATTGTAGTGCttgacaaaggtttcccacagtaatcccttaTCAATAGCAatctttcggacagagccgttctaagaacggtcctcctcgaatttcgttctaataactgtccttccccagcggaactgtttcagtttgcattcgcacatgagtcgggaccaggtcgggactgatgtggcgcaaccgtctgcgacagtgacgtgttactttagcgccacactcaacaacaaaacaaaacaaaacaaaacctgcaaaaagtaaggagagaagaaaaaacaccacaaagaagctaatatggagagcggggaggccaccgtgttcatggtctgcatgatggtgatattaatcatggacgatcacatcgggcgtctaacatcgaggctggaagagcacacagagagagtcaggaggtgaaggatcgagcgcaggcgatacttcggcccaatcccatttcaccccttggccctaccccttaccccttcccctccgttttgcgcgttcacgtgtagggGTAGGGGTGTCCCAATTCTCGTCggcggaggggtagggctaagggctAAGGGCTCTGtagcccttcaaacggaggggttcggccaggcagactcgttcgaaggggtatgatatatttcccagagtacaacgcgactaccgggagaacTCAAGTGTTTTCAAACATGGCAGAAGCAAAGAAAggaccacacaaatgtaagtagctctatttttttttgccataatttaactgttttaggttgtgataactggtgtattgtgtgagtttaacatggtggcaatgtgtaattgttttctgctataaacgcacatgggaaaagtcgctatttacatggagtaatcggtcaatgcacgTGAAGCTGCTACGAAAGAGTAGTCGTTTTTGAAATTGTAActcgagtatttacaagcaatgtagttggttaaccatagagaagttccttttgagtgacgtgtgcgtcatttcgctacctattatcacaagtattcatatacagTACGTGACTGTGATTCACAGGGACGTGTGaatcttcgtttcatgaaggaagaaaggagagcagagcgccgcagacaaaggagacaacgtgtaagtttaacttattaaacacgtgccggttgtgtctgtgtcgtatgagtaaacatttcagccgtgacagcatgacatggggcttagctaccgaccaccaaacacctacgtcagatgtgttcctatagaaccctgaaaagacccagcctcagagaaggagctaaaatggttataggaactgagggcgatggtcccgagttcctgtatgtccgaatgcgggagaaaacggccccgtggattaaaaggttataagaactgccaaaggttcctacagtccgaatgccGCTCATGTGGTTCTATCAGCTTTTGATGAATGACGGTTCTTGATGCAGTGCTTTCTGAGGGTTCAGAGATCACGGGTGTCCAGCTTAGGCTTCCTCCCTTCATTCCTCCAGTTTCCTTGAATGCTTTAATGATATTCTGCGctgtagagggagaaatatgcaaatcccttccaatctttctttgaggaacattgtttttaaacacatttgtggaGACTGGAGATCCTCTGAACATCTCCTCAGACTCTTTGTACCACTTTATTACTGTCACCTGTTTTAACTTCTTTATCTTATCTCCTTACTGGCCCTAAATTGCCTCCGTCCCATTTTAtctagtgatttttttttatctgttgcAATCCTAAAATGCAGTCGTGGATGAATATTAATAAATTAATGAGACAAGACTTGAAAAATCTTGGGTTTGACTGTCTGAAGTGCAATAAAATCTGAATCTACTTACAGGTGTATTTCAACAGCATCAATCATTAAAGAAACAAAGCTTCTATAATGTTTAATTGATTAActgataaaataataaaaaaaagagtccaGGAGAAGTGCATTAACAGGAATTGATCACATTTATTGGTTTAATAAAAGTTAAGTATGACAGTGTACAGTACAAGTTTAGATGTAAACTGGTCCAAACATACCTGATCTGTGTGGAAATGTATCATAAGACTGATGAGGTTAGCAGGTGGATCAAGTGCTGACACAGAATAAGATAAAGAATAACCCACCAGGAAATACACCAAGCCCAAAAGATGCCTGACCTTCCTGTAAACTGAGAAGTGGAAACAATCGGATTGTTCTTGTTCTGGAGGTGGAAGCCACACGGTGCAGATGTGCACCTAGGACAtccacatatacatatatagatatataaacACACACTGATAAGATGGTTTTATGTTACAGGTTAGTGTGGGAGCTCGTGGGCCACCAGTTTGTAGTGAGCACCGCAGGACGGGCACCGCTGGGGCTCGCCCGCTTGAAGCCAGAACCAAACCACGGCGGTATTGTCTTCCTCACCTGGAGAAGAAACAGTAACAGGAAATGTGAGCTTTTAAATAAGATAAGTCATGGATGAAAATCAAAACCAGAAGAGAAGCTGCACATTCATGTTACTGTCAAAAAACTGACAGAAAACAGGCTTCTTCATCAAAATCTGAGATTAGAGGCTGCAGCTCGGACACACCAGCGCCACCATGTGTTGACAAACAACTGTAAGATTAGCTGTAGTTTTCACCCAACAGCCCTGaagaataaacatttttttaaaagtgccCTAAGGTGTAATACCACTGATGGCCAACAGGTGCTGCTAAAGAATAGACTCCCATTTAAAACCATCATGAAATACCTCGAGAACTCATGTTCAATGTTTAAAATGGTATCTAAATGATAAATGATATCCGTTAAATTAGAAAATATTAAATctcaaaataatgaaaaatctctttaaatatGTCTCTCTGCTTTTTAATGttgcagcactttggtcaacagGAGGTTGTCAGAAGCACAGTGAACCCCAACGAGTTAAACTTACAGACGCATCCCACAATCCTCTTGTTTGTGATGGAGGGAACCAGGTGGGGATCGGCTTTGGAGCCAGCATAACCTTTGGGCTTCATCATGTTGTAGGGATCCTGCAGGAGGGAAGAGGATGAAGGCAGACTGATATTATGTGGTCAGAGTTTAATGAAACAGCAGACGTCATCAGagaggatttctttttttcagagaCATGGAAACTCTCTAAACTAGAGCCAAATCGCCAAAGTAGAATTTCCTCTAAAATTAAAATTTATCACATGAAAATCGATTCTCATTCTGATATTTTCTGTTCTTTCTCACTAGTTacattttattaaaaatgtctcttccattttacattaatttacaTCTTTTTTGggtattaaaggtggggtaggggatctttttctggaacatttttttacatgttgcttgaaatactcttcacacccccattgcaaccaattaattaaaagttttgacacaaatatgaaaagttttagtggcctctagaacgtacaatctaggaaaaacagtatccaatcattgtgaacggaccgttcacaatgattggatactgatgccgtctatcaaactgcaatctgctcctccctccccctccttccccatGTGCgcataccctgctccgtgaacgaattacgcgtccagaagcttggcaggaagctaaactagagccagcttggctagcacctagcattattaaacgtatagttagcatatactaaatacagcaacgatcgatgcttactgtcagaacagcgcttgtgcaccttcgtgctcgtgcgcgttcatgtactctagaggcgtgccttcggggggaaagtgaagaaaagggttgggactttttacctgtgtattttcaaaatgcagcttcgctcgactcaaaatccaggatctc from Odontesthes bonariensis isolate fOdoBon6 chromosome 22, fOdoBon6.hap1, whole genome shotgun sequence encodes:
- the LOC142372964 gene encoding cytochrome c oxidase subunit 5B, mitochondrial-like, giving the protein MAARLLIRSAFRAATSCRAARVPALNRSMAAGGIPTDEEQATGLEKIIMKAMKDGTDPYNMMKPKGYAGSKADPHLVPSITNKRIVGCVCEEDNTAVVWFWLQAGEPQRCPSCGAHYKLVAHELPH